The following are encoded in a window of Algiphilus aromaticivorans DG1253 genomic DNA:
- a CDS encoding TspO/MBR family protein has product MTQPATAPPPLRRTDLAVFLLFLLVCGVFLAAGSLVTAPAAAGWYQTLQRPAFAPPDTVFAPAWTAIFLLMAVAGWRVWRRAGWTAAQAVFGLQLLLNFGWSALFFGLQRPDLALAEIFLLAGAIVWTMRAFGRVERLAAWLLAPYLAWVAFAAVLNAAFVWLN; this is encoded by the coding sequence ATGACCCAACCCGCAACCGCCCCGCCGCCGCTTCGCCGCACCGACCTCGCGGTGTTCCTGCTCTTCCTGCTGGTCTGTGGCGTCTTCCTGGCCGCGGGCAGCCTGGTGACCGCACCGGCCGCGGCCGGCTGGTATCAGACGCTGCAGCGCCCGGCCTTCGCGCCGCCGGATACCGTCTTCGCGCCGGCGTGGACCGCGATCTTCCTGCTGATGGCGGTGGCCGGCTGGCGCGTGTGGCGACGTGCCGGCTGGACGGCGGCGCAGGCGGTCTTCGGGCTGCAGCTGCTGCTGAACTTCGGCTGGTCGGCGCTGTTCTTCGGTCTGCAGCGACCGGACCTGGCGCTGGCCGAAATCTTCCTGCTGGCGGGCGCCATCGTCTGGACGATGCGCGCCTTCGGCCGCGTTGAGCGCCTAGCCGCCTGGCTGCTGGCGCCCTATCTGGCCTGGGTGGCCTTCGCCGCCGTGCTCAACGCGGCCTTCGTCTGGCTGAATTGA
- the metG gene encoding methionine--tRNA ligase codes for MASAQREILVTNALPYANGPIHVGHLVGYIQADVWVRFQRMRGHDVRYVCADDAHGTPIMLAAEKTGQTPEDFIRGIQAEHEADFEAFGVAFDHYHSTHSAENRELSGRIYAALRDAGLIRTQTIEQAFDPDKNMFLPDRYVRGECPRCGAADQYGDNCEACGATYTPEELKNPVSAVSGAKPEWRPSEHYFFELAKMQQAIQTWMDASDTQLQPSVRAKLGEWMGEDLKAWDISRDAPYFGFEIPDAPGKYFYVWLDAPIGYFASLKAFCETNGDDFERFIAKDSPVEMWHFIGKDIVNFHGLFWPAMLEGTGLRTPTALNVNGYLTVNGAKMSKSRGTFIRAATWRKHVDPELLRYYFAAKLSDGVEDLDLNTEDFVARINSDLVGKYVNIASRCAGFIQKRFDGRLAPRCHDPALLEHLRSEADAIAASFEARNFSAGIRRIMTLADEVNEAIQQIAPWKLAKQEGQEQLLHECCTTFLNAFRLLTLYLTPVIPGICARALAFLNDEAARWDALATTLTDHAIRPYEPLLTRVDTKTMTAMTEDARADLEATPAPAAAAPQKGEPQDETIDIKDFAKVDLRVAKITRAEPVEGADKLLRLTLDVGALGERQILAGIKAAYAPEDLEGRLTVIVANLAPRKMRFGVSEGMVTAASFGDGKPFLLSPDSGAEPGMRLA; via the coding sequence ATGGCGTCCGCGCAACGCGAGATTCTCGTCACCAACGCCCTGCCCTATGCCAACGGCCCGATCCACGTCGGGCATCTGGTGGGCTACATCCAGGCTGACGTCTGGGTGCGCTTCCAGCGCATGCGGGGCCACGACGTCCGCTACGTCTGCGCCGACGACGCCCACGGCACGCCCATCATGCTGGCCGCCGAAAAGACCGGGCAAACGCCGGAAGACTTCATCCGCGGCATCCAGGCCGAGCACGAGGCCGACTTCGAAGCCTTCGGCGTGGCCTTCGACCACTACCACTCGACGCATTCGGCCGAGAACCGCGAGCTTTCGGGGCGCATCTATGCTGCGCTGCGCGACGCCGGGCTGATCCGCACGCAGACCATCGAGCAGGCTTTCGACCCTGACAAGAACATGTTCCTGCCGGACCGCTACGTGCGCGGGGAGTGTCCGCGCTGTGGAGCGGCCGATCAGTACGGCGACAACTGCGAGGCCTGCGGCGCCACCTATACCCCCGAGGAGCTGAAGAACCCGGTATCGGCGGTCTCCGGCGCAAAACCCGAGTGGCGCCCCTCCGAGCACTACTTCTTCGAGCTGGCCAAGATGCAGCAGGCCATCCAGACCTGGATGGACGCCTCCGACACACAGCTGCAGCCGTCCGTGCGCGCCAAGCTCGGCGAATGGATGGGCGAAGACCTGAAGGCCTGGGACATCTCCCGCGATGCGCCCTATTTCGGCTTCGAGATTCCGGATGCCCCCGGCAAGTACTTCTACGTCTGGCTGGACGCGCCCATCGGCTACTTCGCCAGCCTGAAAGCGTTCTGCGAAACCAATGGTGACGACTTCGAGCGCTTCATCGCCAAGGACTCGCCGGTGGAAATGTGGCATTTCATCGGCAAGGACATCGTCAACTTCCACGGCCTGTTCTGGCCGGCCATGCTCGAAGGCACCGGCCTTCGCACACCGACGGCGCTCAACGTCAACGGTTATCTGACCGTCAACGGCGCCAAGATGAGCAAGTCGCGCGGCACCTTCATCCGCGCGGCCACCTGGCGCAAGCATGTCGATCCCGAGCTGCTGCGCTACTACTTCGCCGCCAAGCTCTCCGACGGCGTCGAGGACCTGGACCTCAACACCGAGGACTTCGTCGCGCGCATCAACAGCGACCTCGTCGGCAAGTACGTCAACATCGCCTCGCGCTGCGCCGGCTTCATCCAGAAACGCTTCGATGGCCGGCTGGCGCCGCGCTGCCACGACCCGGCATTGCTGGAACACCTGCGTTCTGAGGCTGATGCCATCGCCGCGAGCTTCGAGGCGCGCAACTTTTCAGCCGGCATCCGCCGCATCATGACTCTGGCCGACGAGGTCAACGAAGCCATCCAGCAGATCGCGCCCTGGAAGCTCGCCAAGCAGGAAGGTCAGGAACAGCTGCTGCACGAATGCTGCACGACCTTCCTCAACGCCTTCCGGCTGCTGACGCTGTATCTGACGCCCGTCATCCCCGGCATCTGCGCGCGCGCCCTCGCCTTCCTCAACGACGAGGCCGCACGCTGGGATGCGCTGGCCACTACCCTCACCGACCACGCCATCCGGCCCTACGAGCCACTGCTGACGCGGGTCGATACCAAGACCATGACCGCCATGACCGAAGACGCCCGCGCCGATCTCGAAGCCACTCCCGCCCCCGCCGCAGCTGCGCCACAGAAGGGCGAGCCGCAGGACGAGACCATCGACATCAAGGACTTCGCCAAGGTCGACCTGCGCGTGGCGAAGATCACCAGGGCCGAGCCCGTCGAGGGCGCCGACAAGCTGCTGCGGCTGACGCTGGATGTGGGTGCGCTGGGCGAACGCCAGATCCTCGCCGGCATCAAGGCCGCCTACGCCCCGGAAGACCTGGAAGGCCGGCTGACGGTCATCGTCGCCAACCTGGCGCCGCGCAAGATGCGCTTCGGCGTCTCCGAAGGCATGGTCACCGCCGCCAGCTTCGGCGACGGCAAGCCCTTCCTGCTGTCACCCGATTCCGGCGCCGAGCCGGGCATGCGCCTGGCCTGA
- the rsxA gene encoding electron transport complex subunit RsxA: MSEYLLLLIGAVLVHNFVLVQFLGLCPFMGVSRKIESSLGMALATTFVLTLSAVVTYLVQSLILEPLGLEYLRTIAFILVIAAVVQFVEMVVEKTSPLLYQVLGIYLPLITTNCAVLGVALLNLREAHDLLESAIYGLGAGLGFSLVLVLFAGIRERLAVADIPEAFQGAPVGLITAGVMALAFMGFGGLA; encoded by the coding sequence TTGAGCGAATACCTGCTACTGCTGATCGGCGCCGTGCTCGTGCACAACTTCGTGCTCGTGCAGTTTCTCGGCCTGTGCCCCTTCATGGGCGTCTCGCGCAAGATCGAGTCCAGCCTGGGCATGGCGCTGGCCACGACCTTCGTGCTGACACTGTCTGCTGTGGTGACCTACCTGGTGCAGAGCCTGATTCTGGAGCCGTTGGGGCTGGAATACCTGCGCACCATCGCCTTCATCCTTGTCATCGCCGCGGTGGTGCAGTTCGTCGAGATGGTGGTCGAGAAAACCAGCCCCCTGCTCTACCAGGTGCTGGGCATCTATCTGCCTCTGATCACCACGAACTGCGCCGTGCTCGGCGTTGCCCTTCTCAATCTGCGTGAAGCCCACGACCTGCTGGAGTCCGCCATCTACGGCCTGGGTGCCGGGCTGGGCTTCTCGCTGGTGCTGGTGCTCTTCGCCGGCATTCGCGAGCGGCTGGCCGTGGCCGATATTCCGGAGGCCTTTCAGGGGGCACCGGTGGGGTTGATTACGGCCGGGGTGATGGCTTTGGCCTTTATGGGGTTTGGGGGGTTGGCGTGA
- the rsxB gene encoding electron transport complex subunit RsxB — MLEAILALGGLAAAFGIGLGFASLRFKVEGDPLVEQIDAILPQTQCGQCGYPGCKPYAKAIAAEEADINQCPPGGEEGIVKLAELLGKEPKPLNPENGTAKEAPTVALIDEEVCIGCTKCIQACPVDAIVGAAQQMHTVIEDHCTGCELCIPPCPVDCITMEPVQPTQQTWTWPAPDAAERRDAA, encoded by the coding sequence ATGCTTGAAGCCATCCTGGCCCTCGGCGGCCTCGCCGCGGCCTTCGGCATCGGCCTGGGCTTCGCCTCGCTGCGCTTCAAGGTCGAGGGCGACCCGCTGGTCGAGCAGATCGACGCCATCCTGCCGCAGACGCAGTGCGGCCAGTGCGGCTACCCGGGCTGCAAGCCCTACGCCAAGGCCATCGCCGCCGAGGAGGCGGACATCAACCAGTGCCCACCGGGCGGCGAGGAAGGCATCGTCAAGCTGGCCGAGCTGCTGGGCAAGGAGCCGAAACCGCTGAACCCGGAGAACGGCACGGCCAAGGAAGCCCCCACCGTCGCGCTCATCGACGAGGAGGTCTGCATCGGCTGCACCAAGTGCATCCAGGCCTGCCCGGTAGACGCCATCGTCGGCGCCGCGCAGCAGATGCACACCGTCATCGAGGATCACTGCACGGGTTGCGAGCTGTGTATCCCACCCTGCCCTGTGGACTGCATCACGATGGAGCCGGTGCAGCCGACGCAACAGACCTGGACCTGGCCGGCGCCGGACGCAGCCGAGCGGCGCGACGCGGCATGA
- the rsxC gene encoding electron transport complex subunit RsxC encodes MSGPTLLHRSDFPGGLHLEYHKDLVAGAPIATAPVPPELVIPLAQHVGTPADPVVQVGQHVKRGEVIGRAHGYISLPVHAASSGTVTAIEERPVAHPSGIPARCVVIDTDGEDAAAEPEWETIADPEAAEPHVLRDIARAAGIAGLGGASFPAFVKLNPAKPVDALIINGAECEPYIACDQALMAEDADQIVAGIRIMLRALDAPECLIGIEDNKPRAIAALTEAAASDARITVVTVPTRYPQGGEKQLIQTLTGREVPSQGLPLDIGIVCQNPGTARAFYRAVVHGEPLIDRVISLTGLAMAQPRNVRARIGTPLGWLAAQFGGFSETPGRLVMGGPMMGIRIPDDGGVPLVKASNCLLAMRAEDVRPPEPAMPCIRCGACADVCPAKLLPQQLYWHAKAREFDKAQRYNLFDCIECGACAAVCPSHIPLVQYYRFAKTEIWAEERERLAADAARVRHEERQRRMEREAAEKEAARAARKKKASGGSAADDDPIARAKTAAAERRKAKDEGEQSAPQADDPVARAKAAAAARKQQKAETEAEPLSSDNAQPAEADENDPVARAKAAAQARKAAQAEATTSSDSAPETSSDSEEDPVEKAKAAARARKAARKAAAEDSTGDAATDPVEKAKAAARARKAAQSEGTTSSEAAPEAGGDSEDPVEKAKAAARARKAAREASAQDSAGNADSDPVEKAKAAARARKAAQAEGATSSDAAPAASDGNEDPVEKAKAAARARKAQKQAAEATPAPAPEGGDDTPAEDDSVARAIAAAKAKKAARKADDEGGEA; translated from the coding sequence ATGAGCGGTCCCACGCTGCTCCACCGGTCCGACTTCCCCGGCGGACTGCATCTCGAATACCACAAGGATCTCGTCGCCGGCGCGCCCATCGCCACGGCGCCGGTGCCGCCGGAGCTGGTGATCCCGCTCGCGCAGCACGTCGGCACACCCGCCGACCCGGTCGTGCAGGTCGGTCAGCACGTCAAGCGCGGCGAAGTGATCGGCCGCGCACACGGCTACATCTCGTTGCCAGTGCACGCGGCGAGCTCCGGCACCGTCACGGCCATCGAGGAGCGGCCGGTCGCGCATCCTTCTGGCATCCCGGCGCGTTGCGTGGTCATCGATACCGATGGCGAAGACGCCGCGGCGGAGCCCGAGTGGGAGACCATCGCCGATCCGGAAGCCGCCGAGCCGCATGTGTTGCGCGACATAGCGCGCGCCGCCGGCATCGCTGGTCTCGGCGGCGCCTCCTTCCCCGCTTTCGTCAAGCTCAACCCGGCCAAGCCGGTGGACGCGCTGATCATCAACGGCGCCGAGTGCGAGCCCTACATCGCCTGCGATCAGGCGCTGATGGCCGAAGACGCCGATCAGATCGTCGCCGGCATCCGCATCATGCTGCGCGCCCTCGACGCCCCGGAGTGCCTGATCGGCATCGAGGACAACAAGCCGCGGGCGATCGCCGCATTGACCGAGGCCGCCGCTTCGGATGCACGCATCACCGTGGTCACGGTGCCGACGCGCTACCCGCAGGGTGGCGAGAAGCAGCTGATCCAGACGCTCACCGGTCGCGAGGTGCCCAGCCAGGGCCTGCCGCTGGACATCGGCATCGTCTGCCAGAACCCCGGCACGGCGCGCGCCTTCTACCGCGCCGTCGTGCACGGCGAGCCGCTGATCGACCGCGTCATCAGCCTCACCGGCCTGGCCATGGCGCAGCCGCGCAATGTGCGCGCGCGCATCGGCACGCCGCTGGGCTGGCTCGCCGCACAGTTCGGCGGCTTCTCCGAAACACCCGGCCGGCTCGTCATGGGCGGACCGATGATGGGCATTCGCATCCCGGACGACGGCGGCGTGCCGCTGGTGAAGGCCTCCAACTGCCTGCTTGCGATGCGCGCCGAGGATGTGCGGCCGCCGGAGCCGGCCATGCCCTGCATCCGCTGCGGCGCCTGCGCCGACGTCTGCCCCGCCAAGCTGCTGCCGCAGCAGCTCTACTGGCACGCCAAGGCGCGCGAGTTCGACAAGGCGCAGCGCTACAACCTCTTCGACTGCATCGAATGCGGCGCCTGCGCGGCCGTCTGTCCCAGTCACATCCCGCTGGTGCAGTACTACCGCTTCGCCAAGACCGAGATCTGGGCCGAGGAGCGCGAGCGCCTGGCCGCCGACGCCGCGCGCGTGCGCCACGAGGAGCGCCAGCGGCGCATGGAACGCGAGGCTGCCGAGAAGGAAGCTGCCCGCGCCGCGCGCAAGAAGAAGGCGAGCGGTGGCAGCGCCGCCGATGACGACCCCATAGCGCGCGCCAAGACCGCCGCGGCCGAGCGCCGCAAGGCCAAGGACGAAGGCGAGCAGTCGGCGCCGCAAGCGGATGACCCTGTCGCCCGTGCCAAGGCGGCAGCTGCGGCTCGCAAGCAGCAGAAGGCTGAGACGGAAGCCGAGCCGCTGTCCAGCGACAACGCACAGCCCGCCGAAGCCGACGAGAACGATCCGGTCGCACGCGCCAAGGCCGCTGCCCAGGCACGCAAGGCGGCGCAAGCTGAAGCCACCACGTCGAGCGACTCGGCGCCGGAGACCAGCAGCGACAGCGAAGAAGACCCCGTCGAGAAGGCCAAGGCAGCAGCGCGAGCGCGGAAGGCCGCACGCAAAGCTGCCGCGGAAGACTCGACCGGCGACGCGGCAACCGACCCGGTGGAAAAGGCAAAGGCCGCCGCCCGCGCACGCAAGGCAGCCCAATCCGAGGGCACCACGTCGAGCGAAGCAGCGCCGGAGGCCGGCGGCGACAGCGAGGACCCCGTCGAGAAAGCCAAGGCAGCGGCACGCGCGCGAAAGGCAGCGCGCGAAGCTTCCGCGCAAGACTCGGCCGGCAACGCCGACAGCGATCCGGTGGAGAAGGCAAAGGCCGCCGCCCGCGCACGCAAGGCAGCCCAAGCCGAGGGCGCCACGTCGAGCGACGCGGCGCCGGCGGCGAGCGACGGCAACGAGGATCCCGTCGAAAAGGCCAAAGCGGCGGCGCGTGCGCGCAAGGCCCAGAAGCAAGCCGCCGAGGCGACGCCGGCCCCGGCGCCCGAGGGCGGCGACGACACGCCGGCCGAGGACGATTCGGTGGCGCGCGCCATCGCCGCCGCCAAGGCGAAGAAGGCCGCGCGCAAGGCCGACGACGAAGGCGGCGAAGCATGA
- a CDS encoding RnfABCDGE type electron transport complex subunit D, whose amino-acid sequence MSAVSSPHLPVRRSVGGVMARVLAALVPGIVVYVLLFGPGVLLNIALAAGACLATEAAWLAARGRRLRAQLKDNTALVTGVLLALALPPLTPWWIPVLGGACAILLGKQIYGGLGANPFNPAMLGYVVLLVSCPLQLSLWPAMAPTWEAPADSFQQLALAFSSDWATRMDAISSATALDALRSGLADGLSRSELAAGAVADLFARGHAWIALAWLAGGLWLLHQKLIAWQIVLGVLAGAALFALPFWALDPGRFASPAFHLLAGATLLGAFFIATDPVSAATTHKGRLYYGLAIGALTVIIRTWGNYPDAVAFAVLLLNLCVPIIDQYTQPRIYGGQRGAEGGP is encoded by the coding sequence ATGAGCGCGGTCTCCTCGCCTCATCTGCCGGTACGCCGCAGCGTCGGCGGCGTCATGGCGCGCGTTCTGGCTGCGCTAGTGCCCGGCATCGTCGTCTACGTGCTGCTCTTCGGGCCCGGCGTGCTGCTCAATATCGCGCTCGCCGCCGGCGCCTGCCTTGCCACCGAAGCCGCCTGGCTCGCTGCGCGTGGGCGTCGGCTGCGCGCGCAGCTCAAGGACAACACGGCGCTGGTCACCGGCGTGCTGCTGGCGCTGGCGCTGCCGCCGCTGACGCCGTGGTGGATTCCCGTTCTGGGCGGCGCCTGCGCCATTCTGCTGGGCAAGCAGATCTACGGCGGGCTGGGCGCCAATCCGTTCAATCCCGCCATGCTGGGCTACGTCGTGCTGCTCGTGTCCTGCCCGCTGCAGCTGTCACTGTGGCCCGCGATGGCGCCGACCTGGGAGGCACCGGCCGACAGCTTCCAGCAACTGGCCCTTGCCTTCTCGAGTGACTGGGCGACGCGCATGGACGCCATCAGCAGCGCCACCGCCCTGGACGCGCTGCGCAGCGGCCTTGCCGACGGCCTCAGTCGCAGCGAACTCGCCGCCGGCGCAGTGGCCGATCTCTTCGCGCGCGGCCACGCCTGGATCGCGCTGGCCTGGCTGGCGGGCGGGTTGTGGCTTCTGCACCAGAAGCTCATCGCCTGGCAGATCGTGCTCGGCGTGCTTGCCGGCGCCGCACTCTTCGCACTGCCCTTCTGGGCGCTGGACCCGGGCCGCTTCGCGTCACCCGCCTTCCACCTGCTGGCCGGCGCGACGCTGCTCGGCGCCTTCTTCATCGCCACGGACCCGGTCTCGGCGGCAACCACGCACAAGGGGCGGCTCTACTACGGGCTGGCCATCGGTGCGCTGACGGTGATCATCCGTACTTGGGGCAACTATCCGGACGCCGTCGCCTTCGCGGTGCTGCTGCTTAACCTCTGCGTACCCATCATCGACCAGTACACGCAGCCGCGCATCTACGGCGGCCAGCGCGGCGCCGAGGGCGGACCATGA
- the rsxG gene encoding electron transport complex subunit RsxG, whose translation MTLLKQMAVSGALLAAFAVVGAALLAGSHAVTEPRIEANVRATLERQLQEVLPTGDFEQAVSASAERLEAPEHLQALGTRKPVTLYRARRDGETVAAVFDVTTPEGYSGDIRLLVGVHRNGTVTGVRAVAHRETPGLGDKIDTAKSDWIKTFSGRSLGDPPAEDWQVARDGGAFDQFSGATITPRSVVRQVARVLSFAQERHERIYDTRGNANAPQTDPT comes from the coding sequence ATGACGCTGCTCAAGCAGATGGCCGTTTCGGGTGCGCTGCTGGCGGCCTTCGCAGTGGTGGGAGCTGCACTTCTGGCCGGTTCGCACGCGGTCACCGAGCCGCGCATCGAAGCCAACGTCCGAGCCACGCTGGAACGACAGCTGCAGGAAGTGCTGCCGACCGGCGATTTCGAACAGGCCGTGAGCGCCAGCGCCGAGCGGCTGGAAGCGCCCGAGCATCTGCAGGCTCTCGGCACGCGCAAGCCCGTGACGCTCTATCGCGCCCGTCGCGACGGCGAAACCGTGGCGGCGGTCTTCGACGTCACGACACCGGAGGGCTATAGCGGCGACATCCGCCTGCTTGTCGGCGTGCACCGCAACGGCACCGTCACCGGCGTGCGCGCGGTCGCGCATCGCGAGACGCCGGGCCTCGGCGACAAGATCGATACCGCCAAAAGCGACTGGATCAAGACCTTTTCCGGCCGCTCGCTGGGCGACCCGCCTGCCGAGGACTGGCAGGTCGCGCGCGACGGCGGCGCCTTCGATCAGTTCTCCGGCGCCACCATCACGCCGCGATCGGTGGTTCGCCAGGTCGCGCGCGTGCTGAGCTTTGCTCAGGAGCGACACGAGCGCATCTACGATACCCGTGGCAATGCCAATGCCCCGCAGACGGATCCGACATGA
- a CDS encoding electron transport complex subunit E: MSYAKIAHEGLWKNNPAMVQLLGLCPLLATSSTVINATGMALATLFVILFTNVLISAIRAHTRKEIRIPVFVMIIAAAVTAVELFMNAWLHELYLRLGIFIPLITTNCMILGRAEAFASKNAIPRAAFDGLMMGAGFGLVLIALGALREAIGQGTLLAGAELLFGAAAASWELRLIPGFEGWLLLVLPPGAFIGLGLLVAAKQWLDLRAERRAPAAAAPEATAEAEAVQ, encoded by the coding sequence ATGAGCTACGCGAAGATCGCCCACGAGGGCCTCTGGAAGAACAATCCGGCGATGGTGCAGCTGCTCGGGCTGTGCCCGCTGCTGGCAACCTCGTCGACGGTCATCAACGCCACCGGGATGGCGCTGGCCACCCTCTTCGTGATCCTGTTCACGAATGTGCTGATCTCGGCCATCCGCGCGCATACGCGCAAGGAGATCCGCATTCCGGTCTTCGTCATGATCATCGCCGCGGCGGTCACGGCCGTGGAGCTGTTCATGAATGCCTGGCTGCACGAGCTCTATCTGCGGCTGGGTATCTTCATCCCGCTGATCACGACCAACTGCATGATCCTCGGCCGCGCCGAAGCCTTTGCCTCCAAGAACGCGATCCCGCGCGCGGCCTTCGACGGGCTGATGATGGGCGCCGGCTTCGGGCTGGTGCTCATCGCCCTGGGTGCGCTGCGAGAGGCCATCGGCCAGGGCACGCTGCTGGCCGGCGCCGAGCTGCTCTTCGGCGCAGCTGCGGCAAGCTGGGAGCTGCGGCTGATTCCGGGCTTCGAGGGCTGGCTGCTGCTGGTTCTGCCGCCGGGCGCCTTCATCGGCCTCGGCCTGCTGGTCGCGGCCAAGCAGTGGCTGGACCTGCGCGCCGAGCGGCGTGCACCAGCCGCTGCGGCGCCGGAGGCCACGGCCGAAGCCGAGGCCGTGCAATAG
- the nth gene encoding endonuclease III, with the protein MNKAKRTAIFERLRAEKPAPTTELRYDTPFELLVAVVLSAQATDVGVNKATAKLYPVANTPEAILALGEEGLRDYIKTIGLYRAKAANIIKLCRMLIEQHDSEVPRSREALEALPGVGRKTANVILNTAFGDPTIAVDTHIFRLANRTGLAPGKNVREVEDRLTRLTPREFLKDAHHWLILHGRYVCKARKPECPGCCIADLCEYRDKTTAA; encoded by the coding sequence ATGAACAAGGCCAAGCGCACCGCCATATTCGAGCGCCTGCGCGCCGAGAAGCCGGCGCCGACCACCGAGCTGCGCTACGACACGCCCTTCGAGCTGCTGGTGGCGGTCGTGCTCTCGGCGCAGGCCACCGATGTCGGCGTCAACAAGGCCACTGCAAAGCTGTACCCGGTGGCCAACACGCCTGAGGCGATTCTCGCCCTGGGCGAGGAAGGCCTGCGCGACTACATCAAGACCATCGGCCTCTACCGCGCCAAAGCCGCCAACATCATCAAGCTGTGCCGCATGCTGATCGAGCAGCACGACAGCGAAGTGCCACGCTCGCGCGAGGCGCTGGAGGCCCTGCCCGGCGTCGGTCGCAAGACCGCCAACGTCATCCTCAACACTGCCTTCGGCGACCCCACCATCGCAGTGGACACGCACATCTTCCGGCTGGCCAATCGCACCGGCCTAGCGCCCGGCAAGAACGTCCGTGAAGTCGAGGACAGACTCACCCGGCTGACGCCGCGGGAATTCCTCAAGGACGCGCATCACTGGCTGATCCTGCACGGGCGCTACGTCTGCAAGGCGCGCAAGCCGGAGTGTCCCGGCTGCTGCATCGCCGATCTCTGCGAGTACCGCGACAAGACGACGGCCGCGTAG